The Sinomonas sp. P10A9 genome contains the following window.
GTCTTGATGTCCGCGATCTGCTGCTGGACGGCGGGCTTCTGTGCCTCAAGTTCCTTGCTGAGGCGGCTCGTGTCATCGACGAGCTTGTCCACAGCTGCCTTCTTCGCGGCCGCGTCGTCCCGCGCCGCCTGCTCCTTCTTGAGGGCGTCGTCGGCCTTGGACTTGAGGTCCTTGATCTCGGCTTCGACCGCCTGGAGCCGGGCCTGCGAGTTGACGTTGGCGGCGCTCTGCTGCGCCAGCTGCTCGAGCGCGCTGTTCTGGCTCTCCATCACTGTGTCGGCAAGATCGAGTGAGCCGGTCAGCGAGGTCTGGTCACCCGATCCGAGCATGAGCCCGATGTTCGACGGCACTCCCCCGGACATGTAGGACTCGCTCGCTATCTCGCCGATGAGCTGCTTGGTGCTGTCCATCTTGCCGCGGTCGGAATCAAGCTGGGCCGTGATCTTCGCCTTGTTCTGCTGGGCCGCGTCGACCCGCACGGTGAGGGCGTTGACCTCGTTCGTTGCCGCTGCCACCCGTCCCTGCGCGTCGAGGAGCGCCTGCTGGGCGCCGGGGATCTGGCCCTGATACGTGACGAGGTCTGCGGCTGTCTGCTGGATCTTACCGTCGAGGAATTCGAGGGATTCCTGGACGTCCTGGGCACGCTGTGCGAGCTGCGCCTTCTGGTCGTCGAGGTTGTCCGCCGTGGCAGCGGAACCGGTCACCGATAGACCGAGGACGAGCGCGAGCGCGGCCGAAAGGCCCAGGGCGCGGTTGAGGAGGGCCTTGACTCCCCCAGATGTTGCACCCCGCGTTGGTGTAGTCATCTGCATCCTTCTAGCGCCTCCCTCGGCTAGACCTTGAGATACCGACGGAGGGTCAGCATCGACGATACACCTGCAAGCACTGCACCCATAGCGATGAGCAGGGGCGCGAGCATGAGGGTCTGGGACGGCGAGATGAAAGCCGTGCCCGGGTACTGGGCCGTCAGCACATCGCCCAGGAAGAACTTCGCCACGGCCCACAGCGTGGTCGAGGCAAGCACCGCCCCGATCACGGCGGCGATCGCCCCCTCGAGGACGAACGGAAGCTGGATCATGAGCTTCGAGGCCCCGACGAGGCGCATGATCCCCGTCTCGCGGCGCCGGCTGAAGGCCGAGAGTCTGATGGTGGTGGCGATGAGCAGGATGGCGCAGATGGTCATGACGCCTGCGATGACGATCGCGACGAGCGACGCCGCGTTCATGACCGAGAAGAGCCGCTCGAGGACCTGACGTTGGTCACTGACGAGGCGAACGCCCGGGCGCGAGGAGAAGGTCTCGCTGATGATCTCGTACTTCTGCGGGTCCTTGAGGTTCACGCGGAAGGATGCTGGCAGCTGGTCCGGGGTCACCGAGTCCACGATCGGCGAGTTCGCGAACTGCTCGCGGTAGTGCTGGTACGCCTCGTTCTGGGACTCGTAGTGGTAGTCGGAGACGTACTGAGCGACCGCCGGCGAGGCCAGCAGCGCTTCGAGGGCCTTGCGCTGATCATCGGTGACCGCCCCAGAGGTGCAGCCGGGCGTCTTCGAGGTGCCATTGCACAGGAAGATCGCGACCTGCACCTTGTCGTACCAGTAGCCCTTCATCTGGTTGATCTGCAGCTGGAGCATCCCGGCAGCCCCGACGAAGGTGAGCGACACGAAGGTCACGAGGATCACGGAGATGACCATGGTCAGGTTGCGTCGCAGGCCGCCGGCGATCTCCCCGAGGATGAACGCCGCCCTCATGCGTGCTCACCGCCCGCCACGTGTGCGGCAGCGGTGCCCCCCGGATGCTCGTCCGGCCACTCGGAAGCGGTGACCGAGGGCTTCACCGCGGGGATCATCGATGTGTACAGCGCCTTGGCCTCGTCGCGGACCACGCGGCCGTCCACAAGTTCGATGACGCGCTTTCGCATCGAGTTGACGATGTCGGTGTCGTGCGTGGCCATGACCACGGTGGTTCCATTCTGGTTGATGCGGTCCAGCACCGACATGATCCCCTGACTCGTCGTCGGGTCGAGGTTGCCGGTCGGCTCGTCCGCCAGAAGGATTCCGGGCCGATTCACGACGGCGCGGGCGATCGCCACGCGCTGCTGCTCACCGCCCGAGAGCTCGTGCGGCATGCGCCGCTCCTTGCCCTCGAGGCCCACCGTCTTGAGGACGTCGGGGACCGCGTCGCGGATGATCGCGCGGCTGCGTCCGATCACCTGCATCGCGAACGCGACGTTGTCGAACACGTTCTTCTGGGGCAGCAGGCGGAAGTCCTGGAACACGACGCCGATCCCGCGCCGCAAGCGGGGAATGCGCCAGCTCGGCAGGGCAGCGACGTTCTGGCCGGCTACGAGGACGGTCCCGCTCGTCGCAGTGTCCTCACGCATGACGAGGCGGAGGAAAGTGGACTTGCCCGACCCGGACGCGCCGACGAGGAAGGCGAACTCGCCGCGCTCGACCTCCAGGCTGACGGATTCGAGCGCAGGGCGGGCCTTCCGGTCGTAGACCTTCGTGACATTCTCGAAGCGGATCATGGCTCTCAGGCCCGTCAGGACGCACACGTCCTTCGCCCGGCGCACGGGCAGATCTGGGGGACAGAAGACGCCGGCTGCTTGACTATAACCACACCCGGCGGACAGCACGCACGTGTCATTGCGGCGTGTCGGGCTCTTTCCCTCCCGGCTGGGCCGAGACGACGAGCCGGCCACCATGCCGAGCGGGCGGCTCCAGGACGGCCCGCGCGACTGCCGCCGCGCCGTCGGACGTCATGACGATCGTGTAGTGGTTGGTCCCCGGCACGTCCCGGACCTCGATCGCCGGATAGGCGCCATGCCACCGCGCGATGGCCTCGTCGGGGTAGAGCCGCGCGGGGTCGTCGAAGAAGCCGCGCTCGGCGCGCAGGAACACTGCGGGCGTGCTCAGCCGATCCAGCGCTCCCACGAGCACCTTGCCGCTGTAGAGGTCCACGTTGCCGTCCGGAATCGCGGCCGGGACCGTGGCCGGATGCAGGTGTGGGGCCTCCCCGTCGAGGTCGTAGCGGGCGTAGTCCTCGACCTCGGGCGCCCACGCATGGGCGAAGGCTGGATGCCCGCGCCAGGAATCGACGTACGCTTCGGGGCTCTCGAACTCCATCCCGAGCCGTGCGAGGACGGGTCCGAGCAGCGCCTGCGCGGCCTCGTCACGCCCGAGGCCAGGGGGCAGCTCGAGGGGGAACCCGCCGTCGACGAGCACGAGCCGGTCCACGAGCTCCCGATGGCGGTCGGCCAGGACGAGGGCCGCGAACGCCCCCATCGAGTGGCCCACGACGACGGCGGGCCGGCCCGCGTCCACGCCCGCCGCCCGGAGCACGGCCGCGAGGTCGTCGGCGTGCTGGGCCATGCCGTACGGCCCCGGCAGCGCGTTGCTCCGGCCCCTGCCGCGCAGGTCTGGTGCGAGGACTCGCGCGACACGGCCCGCAGCACCGGACGGTGCACTGGCGGAGGGGGCGCCGCTCGACGCCTCACCGCCAGACGCCGCGCCGGGGCCGGCAAGGAGCTCGCGGGCGACGAACGGCCACGCGAGGTGCGAGGACGTCACGCCGTGCACGGCGAGCACGACCTCCCCTTCCTCCGCAGTGCTGTCCCTGGGCGCTGCGCGGTCACTGCGCGCAGGTCTGCCACTGTGCACTTCGCCGGCGCTGTCGGCGGAGCCGCGGCCCCATTCGCCCACGCGAAGGGGGCCACCGCGCACTTCGACGTCGAAGGTGCGGTAGGAGATGTCAGGCATGCTTGGAGTCCTCTCTCTGTCCCTCCACGGGCCGGGAGCCCGCTGCAGGCGGTGCGGGGGCGAGGCCCCGCCGGATGAATTCCATGAGCTCGTCGAGCACCTCGTCCGGGACGTCCGTGGGCTTGGGGCTCGCTGCGTCCCCCCCGAGATCCTCGGCCTCCCACAGGATGTAGCGCATGCCGAAGAGCTCGCCCATGCCCATCAGCGCCCACGCGGCCACCTCGGGGTCCATCGGGCGGACCTCCCCCGCATCCTGGGCTGCCGAGAGGCCTTGAACGTAGCTGCGGACGATGTTCTCGTAGTGCCGCCGTTGGGCCGCCGGCGAGACGAACTCGGCCTGTCGGATGATCCGGTAGAGGGCCGGATGCTCGGCCGTAAAGCGGAAGAAGGCCTGGAAGCCAGCGCGTTCGACGTCGATGCGGGTGGCCGCCGTGCGGGCCGCCTCGGTCATGGCATGCCGAACGCGGGCGTTGAGATCGCCAACGACCTCATCGAAGATCTCCTGCTTGCCCGCGAAGTAGAGGTAGAACGTGCCGAGCCCGATACCGGCCTCCTCC
Protein-coding sequences here:
- a CDS encoding peptidoglycan DD-metalloendopeptidase family protein, with product MQMTTPTRGATSGGVKALLNRALGLSAALALVLGLSVTGSAATADNLDDQKAQLAQRAQDVQESLEFLDGKIQQTAADLVTYQGQIPGAQQALLDAQGRVAAATNEVNALTVRVDAAQQNKAKITAQLDSDRGKMDSTKQLIGEIASESYMSGGVPSNIGLMLGSGDQTSLTGSLDLADTVMESQNSALEQLAQQSAANVNSQARLQAVEAEIKDLKSKADDALKKEQAARDDAAAKKAAVDKLVDDTSRLSKELEAQKPAVQQQIADIKTQQDQIAAQIAERDRKLREAWLAEQQRLAEQRAAEARAAAIAAGQAQAAAEQAAEQARQAAVQPGSPSAFGLIHPFAGNIPITSGFGWRATPPGTIDFYGTGGYMHTGIDFGAACGTPVYAAAAGTVTVGGWTNGGGGWTVMISHGVIQGNSLTTVYYHNSSVVVSPGQHVSQGQLIAYSGSTGNSTGCHAHFETWLNGRAVDPLTLL
- the ftsX gene encoding permease-like cell division protein FtsX codes for the protein MRAAFILGEIAGGLRRNLTMVISVILVTFVSLTFVGAAGMLQLQINQMKGYWYDKVQVAIFLCNGTSKTPGCTSGAVTDDQRKALEALLASPAVAQYVSDYHYESQNEAYQHYREQFANSPIVDSVTPDQLPASFRVNLKDPQKYEIISETFSSRPGVRLVSDQRQVLERLFSVMNAASLVAIVIAGVMTICAILLIATTIRLSAFSRRRETGIMRLVGASKLMIQLPFVLEGAIAAVIGAVLASTTLWAVAKFFLGDVLTAQYPGTAFISPSQTLMLAPLLIAMGAVLAGVSSMLTLRRYLKV
- the ftsE gene encoding cell division ATP-binding protein FtsE — its product is MIRFENVTKVYDRKARPALESVSLEVERGEFAFLVGASGSGKSTFLRLVMREDTATSGTVLVAGQNVAALPSWRIPRLRRGIGVVFQDFRLLPQKNVFDNVAFAMQVIGRSRAIIRDAVPDVLKTVGLEGKERRMPHELSGGEQQRVAIARAVVNRPGILLADEPTGNLDPTTSQGIMSVLDRINQNGTTVVMATHDTDIVNSMRKRVIELVDGRVVRDEAKALYTSMIPAVKPSVTASEWPDEHPGGTAAAHVAGGEHA
- a CDS encoding alpha/beta fold hydrolase — its product is MPDISYRTFDVEVRGGPLRVGEWGRGSADSAGEVHSGRPARSDRAAPRDSTAEEGEVVLAVHGVTSSHLAWPFVARELLAGPGAASGGEASSGAPSASAPSGAAGRVARVLAPDLRGRGRSNALPGPYGMAQHADDLAAVLRAAGVDAGRPAVVVGHSMGAFAALVLADRHRELVDRLVLVDGGFPLELPPGLGRDEAAQALLGPVLARLGMEFESPEAYVDSWRGHPAFAHAWAPEVEDYARYDLDGEAPHLHPATVPAAIPDGNVDLYSGKVLVGALDRLSTPAVFLRAERGFFDDPARLYPDEAIARWHGAYPAIEVRDVPGTNHYTIVMTSDGAAAVARAVLEPPARHGGRLVVSAQPGGKEPDTPQ
- a CDS encoding TetR/AcrR family transcriptional regulator — protein: MSTQPRTARGTRTRARLLAAAEKVFASAGYHDASIVKITEEAGIGLGTFYLYFAGKQEIFDEVVGDLNARVRHAMTEAARTAATRIDVERAGFQAFFRFTAEHPALYRIIRQAEFVSPAAQRRHYENIVRSYVQGLSAAQDAGEVRPMDPEVAAWALMGMGELFGMRYILWEAEDLGGDAASPKPTDVPDEVLDELMEFIRRGLAPAPPAAGSRPVEGQREDSKHA